From the genome of Pseudomonas sp. AB6, one region includes:
- a CDS encoding aminotransferase: MPFATLIRRSSLPCPEVSVEQAGHLLARYYGLRGNLKELGSQQDRNYLIDCEAGRYVLKICHADYLPLELEAQHAALAHLAMVPGIRVPHVVTAGNGSEMLSMEIDGRAVHARLLEFIDGQSLAHLSHLSLNVVVGLGELCARVDQALASFQHPGLERTLQWDPRHAQALIKYLLPVIKNPEEREFLTLATRQAQQRLRPLLAKLPLQAVHLDITEYNVVWQRDVQRHWQIKGLIDFGDLLTTWRVADLSVTCAALLPHAGGDPLYILPAIEAYQAINPLQLEELQALWPLIVFRAAILVLSSEQQASIDPTNSYIRANLQSEWAIFDLATSVPLELMEAAILAAVGVESLNVDKPTFLSLLPSLGEREFARIDLGVLSPHFDAGNWEQSGIDERLLTELGIKTGLAATHYGEYRLSRTKINAAKAPDTFALHVELYLPAGTPIHAPFAGTVRLAADAAFWLIGDEMTVRLWGMASSIDSGTIVYAGQMLGEGSGSLMVQLCRCAELSPPLFCAPSWVPAWQALCPSPAALLGFECDAPPIQDAGELLARRDASFARSQKHYYQAPPQIERGWRNHLIDMQGRSYLDMLNNVAVLGHGHPRMAAEAAKQWSLLNTNSRFHYAAIAEFSEQLLELAPDSMDRVFLVNSGTEANDLAIRLAWAYSGGRDMLSVLEAYHGWSVATDAISTSIADNPQALNTRPDWVHPVMAPNTYRGEFRGDDSAPGYVRSVELTLANLAEQKRQVAGFICEPVYGNAGGISLPPGYLQQVYAKVRAQGGLCIADEVQVGYGRLGHYFWGFEQQGVVPDIITMAKGMGNGHPLGAVITRREIAEALEAEGYFFSSSGGSPVSCRIGLAVLDVMEKEQLWENARVVGDHFKKRLEALIDTHPLVGAVHGSGFYLGVELVRDRETLEPATEETTYLCERLRELGIIMQPTGDYLNILKIKPPMCTTRGSVEFFVESVSKVLEEIG, encoded by the coding sequence ATGCCCTTCGCCACGCTGATCCGTCGATCCAGTCTTCCGTGCCCCGAGGTCAGTGTCGAACAGGCCGGGCACTTGCTTGCCCGGTACTATGGTCTGCGCGGTAACCTCAAAGAACTCGGTAGCCAGCAAGACCGTAACTACCTCATCGATTGCGAGGCGGGGCGTTATGTTCTGAAGATTTGCCATGCAGACTATTTGCCCTTAGAGCTTGAGGCGCAACATGCGGCTTTGGCTCATCTGGCTATGGTGCCTGGGATTAGGGTTCCGCACGTGGTGACTGCGGGCAACGGTAGCGAGATGCTCTCAATGGAGATCGATGGCCGGGCGGTGCATGCGCGGTTGCTTGAGTTCATCGACGGTCAATCGTTGGCCCACCTCTCGCATTTGAGTCTCAATGTGGTAGTGGGTCTCGGTGAGCTTTGCGCTCGTGTCGATCAGGCGTTGGCAAGCTTTCAGCACCCGGGGCTGGAGCGCACTTTGCAGTGGGACCCACGACATGCCCAAGCATTGATCAAGTATCTATTGCCGGTGATTAAGAACCCAGAAGAGCGGGAGTTTCTCACCCTGGCGACTAGGCAGGCGCAGCAGCGGTTGCGGCCGTTACTGGCGAAGCTGCCGTTGCAGGCAGTTCATCTTGATATCACCGAATACAACGTGGTCTGGCAACGCGATGTGCAGCGTCATTGGCAAATAAAGGGGCTGATCGACTTCGGCGATTTGCTCACTACTTGGCGAGTAGCTGATCTGTCAGTGACTTGTGCGGCACTGTTGCCGCATGCCGGCGGCGATCCGTTGTACATCCTCCCGGCGATCGAGGCTTACCAGGCGATCAACCCGCTGCAATTGGAGGAATTGCAGGCGCTGTGGCCTTTGATCGTTTTCCGCGCTGCTATTTTGGTGCTGAGCAGTGAACAACAAGCCAGCATTGACCCGACTAATAGTTATATACGGGCCAATCTCCAGAGCGAGTGGGCCATTTTCGATCTGGCAACATCGGTGCCGCTTGAGTTGATGGAGGCGGCTATTTTGGCGGCTGTCGGCGTTGAATCGCTTAACGTCGATAAGCCGACGTTTCTGTCTTTGTTGCCCAGCCTTGGCGAACGCGAGTTCGCGAGGATTGATTTGGGCGTGCTCAGCCCGCATTTCGACGCCGGTAACTGGGAGCAAAGCGGCATCGATGAGCGACTGCTGACGGAGTTAGGGATTAAAACCGGTTTGGCGGCCACTCATTACGGCGAGTATCGGCTATCGCGCACCAAAATTAACGCCGCCAAAGCACCCGACACTTTCGCGTTGCATGTCGAGTTGTACCTGCCGGCGGGCACCCCGATTCACGCGCCATTCGCCGGAACCGTGCGCTTGGCCGCCGACGCAGCGTTTTGGCTAATAGGCGATGAGATGACGGTGCGGCTATGGGGGATGGCCTCGTCGATTGATTCAGGAACAATTGTTTATGCAGGTCAGATGTTGGGCGAGGGCAGCGGTTCGTTGATGGTGCAACTGTGCCGTTGCGCCGAACTCAGCCCGCCGTTGTTCTGCGCGCCTAGTTGGGTTCCTGCATGGCAGGCCTTATGTCCTTCACCCGCGGCGCTGCTGGGTTTTGAGTGCGATGCGCCGCCCATTCAAGACGCGGGGGAACTGTTGGCGCGACGTGACGCCAGTTTCGCCCGCTCACAAAAGCATTATTACCAAGCGCCGCCGCAGATTGAGCGCGGTTGGCGCAACCACTTGATCGACATGCAAGGCCGGTCTTATCTGGACATGCTCAACAATGTTGCAGTATTGGGCCATGGCCATCCGCGCATGGCGGCTGAAGCCGCTAAACAATGGTCGTTACTGAACACTAATTCGCGCTTTCATTACGCCGCCATCGCCGAGTTTTCCGAGCAATTGCTTGAATTAGCGCCGGACTCAATGGACCGGGTGTTTCTGGTCAACAGCGGCACCGAAGCGAATGATCTGGCCATTCGTCTGGCCTGGGCCTACAGCGGCGGGCGCGACATGCTCAGCGTGCTGGAGGCGTATCACGGCTGGTCGGTGGCGACGGATGCAATTTCCACCTCGATTGCCGACAACCCACAAGCACTTAACACCCGGCCTGATTGGGTGCATCCGGTCATGGCGCCGAATACCTACCGGGGCGAGTTTCGAGGTGATGACAGCGCGCCGGGGTATGTACGCAGCGTCGAACTGACGCTGGCTAACCTCGCTGAACAGAAGCGCCAGGTCGCGGGCTTCATCTGCGAACCGGTGTATGGCAACGCGGGCGGGATCTCGTTGCCACCGGGTTATTTGCAGCAGGTTTACGCTAAGGTTCGCGCCCAAGGCGGGCTGTGCATCGCCGACGAGGTACAGGTGGGGTACGGCCGATTAGGTCATTATTTTTGGGGCTTTGAGCAGCAGGGGGTGGTGCCGGATATCATCACCATGGCAAAAGGCATGGGCAACGGCCATCCGTTAGGCGCAGTGATTACACGCCGAGAAATTGCCGAAGCGCTAGAGGCTGAGGGCTATTTCTTTTCCTCGTCGGGCGGCAGCCCGGTCAGCTGTCGTATTGGGTTGGCTGTTCTCGATGTGATGGAAAAGGAACAGCTGTGGGAGAACGCCCGGGTCGTCGGCGACCATTTCAAAAAACGCCTAGAAGCGTTGATCGATACACATCCCCTAGTGGGCGCGGTGCATGGGTCGGGGTTTTATCTGGGGGTGGAGTTGGTGCGTGATCGTGAAACCCTCGAACCTGCGACCGAGGAAACGACCTACCTGTGCGAGCGACTGCGTGAACTGGGGATCATCATGCAACCGACGGGCGATTATTTGAACATCCTGAAGATCAAGCCACCAATGTGTACCACTCGGGGCAGCGTGGAATTTTTTGTTGAGAGTGTGTCCAAGGTGTTGGAGGAGATTGGGTGA
- the aguA gene encoding agmatine deiminase, with product MTTLKRTPRADGFYMPAEWAQQTQTWMIWPERPDNWRLGGKPVQHAHVALAKAIARFEPVTVGVSAAQYDNARAHLDMPNIRVVEISNNDAWVRDTGPTFVINDKGEVRGVDWDFNAWGGFDGGLYAPWNLDEQVATKILEIERCPRYETLGFVLEGGSIHVDGEGTLITTEECLLNRNRNPHLSRDQIETTLRDQLSVEKIIWLPDGLYNDETDGHVDNFCCFVQPGEVLLAWTDDPKDPNFPRCQAAMGILENTRDAKGRPLIVHKMPIPGPLFATEEECAGVDQVRGSQERNSLVRLAGSYVNFLIVNGGLIAPCFDDPLDEVAREILQQLFPEHEVVMVPGRELLLGGGNIHCLTQQQPAPHKA from the coding sequence ATGACCACGCTGAAACGTACACCGCGTGCCGATGGCTTCTACATGCCTGCCGAATGGGCTCAACAGACTCAAACCTGGATGATCTGGCCCGAGCGGCCCGACAACTGGCGCCTGGGCGGAAAACCGGTCCAGCACGCGCACGTTGCCCTGGCCAAAGCCATTGCGCGATTTGAACCTGTAACCGTAGGTGTTTCAGCGGCGCAGTACGATAACGCTCGTGCACACCTTGATATGCCGAACATCCGCGTCGTGGAAATCAGCAACAACGATGCCTGGGTCCGCGACACCGGCCCAACCTTTGTCATTAACGATAAAGGTGAAGTACGCGGCGTAGATTGGGACTTCAATGCTTGGGGCGGATTCGACGGTGGTCTGTACGCGCCGTGGAACCTTGACGAGCAAGTCGCCACCAAAATTCTGGAAATCGAACGTTGCCCTCGTTACGAAACCTTGGGTTTCGTATTAGAAGGTGGCTCGATTCATGTGGACGGCGAGGGCACGCTGATCACCACGGAGGAGTGCCTGCTCAACCGCAACCGTAATCCGCATTTGTCTCGCGATCAGATCGAAACAACGCTGCGGGATCAGTTGTCGGTGGAGAAGATCATCTGGCTACCAGACGGTCTGTACAACGACGAGACCGATGGGCATGTGGATAACTTCTGTTGCTTCGTGCAGCCCGGCGAGGTTTTACTGGCTTGGACAGATGATCCGAAAGATCCGAATTTTCCGCGTTGCCAGGCTGCTATGGGGATTTTAGAAAACACTCGAGATGCTAAAGGGCGACCGTTGATCGTGCACAAAATGCCGATTCCCGGACCGCTGTTCGCCACCGAGGAAGAATGCGCGGGTGTCGATCAGGTGCGCGGCAGCCAGGAACGCAATTCATTGGTGCGCTTGGCCGGGTCTTACGTCAACTTTCTGATTGTTAATGGCGGCCTTATTGCACCCTGTTTCGACGACCCGCTTGACGAAGTGGCGCGAGAAATCCTCCAGCAGTTGTTTCCCGAACATGAGGTAGTCATGGTGCCAGGCCGTGAACTGTTACTGGGCGGTGGCAATATCCACTGCTTGACTCAGCAGCAACCGGCCCCGCACAAAGCTTGA
- the rfbB gene encoding dTDP-glucose 4,6-dehydratase, which translates to MNILVTGGAGFIGSALIRHLIDNTDHNVLNFDKLTYAGNLESLQSIVTNSRYEFVQADIIDQATVLAVLNRFKPHAIMHLAAESHVDRSIDGPSEFIQTNIVGTYSLLEATRSYWSKLPEAERAAFRFHHISTDEVYGDLHGVDDLFTETTPYAPSSPYSASKAASDHLVRAWHRTYGLPVVVTNCSNNYGPFHFPEKLIPLVILNALAGKPLPVYGNGLQVRDWLFVEDHARALFKVVTEGTVGETYNIGGHNEQKNIDVVRGICALLEELAPERPAGVAHFSDLITYVTDRPGHDMRYAIDAGKIERELGWTPEETFESGLRKTVQWYLDNLEWCRRVQDGSYQGERLGFTDLKDLIA; encoded by the coding sequence ATGAACATACTTGTTACCGGAGGCGCCGGCTTTATCGGCTCAGCGCTTATTCGGCACCTTATCGACAACACTGATCACAACGTGCTCAATTTTGACAAGCTGACCTATGCTGGCAATCTTGAATCACTGCAAAGCATTGTGACCAACTCCCGCTACGAATTCGTCCAGGCCGACATCATTGATCAGGCCACAGTGCTGGCGGTGCTGAACCGCTTTAAACCGCACGCGATCATGCATTTGGCTGCTGAGTCCCATGTCGACCGCTCTATCGACGGGCCATCGGAATTCATTCAGACCAACATCGTCGGCACCTACAGCCTGCTTGAGGCCACTCGGTCTTATTGGAGCAAGCTACCTGAAGCCGAACGTGCGGCGTTTCGCTTCCATCACATCTCCACCGATGAGGTGTACGGCGACTTGCACGGCGTCGATGATCTATTCACCGAAACCACGCCTTACGCGCCAAGCTCGCCCTATTCTGCCAGCAAAGCGGCATCCGACCATTTGGTTCGAGCCTGGCATCGTACGTATGGCTTGCCAGTAGTGGTCACCAACTGCTCAAACAACTATGGCCCGTTCCACTTCCCGGAAAAGCTGATTCCACTGGTGATTCTCAACGCTTTGGCCGGTAAGCCGCTGCCGGTGTACGGCAATGGTCTGCAAGTGCGTGACTGGCTGTTCGTAGAAGACCATGCCCGTGCGCTGTTTAAAGTTGTCACCGAAGGCACGGTAGGCGAGACCTACAACATTGGCGGCCACAACGAGCAAAAGAATATCGATGTAGTGCGTGGAATCTGCGCATTGCTGGAAGAGTTGGCACCTGAACGCCCTGCTGGCGTAGCTCACTTTTCCGACTTGATAACTTATGTGACTGACCGGCCGGGCCACGACATGCGCTATGCCATCGATGCTGGAAAAATTGAGCGCGAGCTGGGCTGGACTCCAGAGGAAACCTTCGAGTCGGGCCTGCGTAAAACCGTGCAATGGTATTTGGACAATCTCGAATGGTGCCGCAGAGTTCAAGACGGCAGCTATCAAGGCGAACGACTGGGCTTCACCGACCTTAAGGATCTAATCGCATGA
- the rfbC gene encoding dTDP-4-dehydrorhamnose 3,5-epimerase: MNVMSTELPGVLILEPKVFGDERGFFYESFNARGFEEDTGIKTAFVQDNHSRSQNGVLRGLHYQLEHAQGKLVRVTAGEVLDVAVDIRRSSPNFGRWATVLLSAENNRQLWIPEGFAHGFVVLSEYAEFLYKTTDYYQPSAERCIRWDDPDLGIDWQLSTTPTLSAKDQMGKRLKDADVFP, translated from the coding sequence ATGAACGTTATGAGCACCGAACTGCCCGGCGTCCTGATTCTTGAACCCAAGGTGTTTGGCGATGAACGCGGGTTCTTCTATGAAAGCTTCAATGCCCGTGGGTTTGAAGAAGACACCGGTATAAAAACCGCGTTTGTTCAGGACAATCATTCACGCTCGCAAAACGGCGTACTGCGTGGGCTCCATTATCAGTTGGAGCACGCGCAGGGAAAATTGGTGCGGGTGACGGCGGGCGAAGTTCTGGATGTGGCTGTAGACATACGCCGCAGTTCGCCCAACTTCGGACGCTGGGCGACGGTTCTGCTTTCAGCAGAAAACAACCGCCAGCTCTGGATTCCTGAAGGCTTCGCCCACGGGTTTGTCGTGCTGAGTGAGTACGCCGAGTTTCTCTACAAGACCACTGACTATTACCAGCCGAGCGCCGAACGTTGTATCCGCTGGGATGATCCTGATTTAGGGATCGATTGGCAGCTCTCAACCACCCCAACCTTGTCGGCCAAGGACCAAATGGGCAAGAGGCTGAAAGACGCGGACGTATTTCCATGA
- the rfbA gene encoding glucose-1-phosphate thymidylyltransferase RfbA gives MIKGIVLAGGSGTRLHPITLGVSKQLLPVYDKPMIYYPISVLMLAGIREILVISTPTDLPQYRNLLGDGSQFGVNFHYAEQPKPEGLAQAFLIGEEFIGNDPVCLILGDNIFHGQHFSEQLQNASLHPQGATVFGYWVNDPERFGVVDFDAQGRALSIEEKPKNPKSSYAVTGLYFYDNNVIEIAKAVKPSPRGELEITDINNAYLERGDLRVERFGRGFAWLDTGTHDSLLEASQYVQTIEHRQGLKVACLEEIAYQNGWIDRAHLLERADAFGKTGYGQYLFKLAEERQ, from the coding sequence ATGATAAAAGGCATCGTTCTAGCGGGAGGTTCGGGCACTCGCTTGCACCCCATCACACTCGGCGTCTCAAAACAGCTGTTGCCGGTTTATGACAAACCCATGATTTATTACCCGATTTCGGTACTGATGCTGGCTGGCATCCGAGAAATCCTGGTCATATCTACCCCGACGGACTTACCGCAATATCGCAACCTGCTGGGGGATGGCAGCCAGTTTGGCGTGAATTTTCACTACGCCGAACAACCCAAGCCAGAAGGCTTGGCTCAAGCATTCTTGATTGGCGAAGAATTCATCGGCAACGATCCCGTTTGCTTGATCCTGGGCGACAACATCTTCCACGGCCAGCATTTCAGCGAGCAGCTGCAAAACGCATCTTTGCACCCGCAAGGCGCGACGGTATTCGGTTATTGGGTCAATGATCCTGAGCGGTTTGGCGTGGTCGATTTCGATGCGCAGGGGCGCGCGCTGTCCATCGAAGAAAAACCGAAAAACCCAAAGTCCAGCTATGCGGTAACCGGTCTCTATTTCTATGACAACAACGTCATCGAGATTGCCAAAGCAGTAAAGCCTTCCCCGCGTGGCGAGTTGGAAATTACTGATATTAACAATGCCTATCTGGAACGGGGCGACTTGCGTGTCGAGCGTTTCGGCCGCGGTTTTGCGTGGCTGGATACCGGCACCCATGACAGCCTGTTGGAAGCCTCACAATATGTTCAAACCATTGAGCACCGCCAGGGTCTCAAAGTTGCCTGCCTTGAAGAAATTGCTTACCAAAACGGCTGGATAGATCGCGCACATTTGCTTGAGCGCGCCGACGCTTTCGGCAAAACCGGTTACGGTCAGTACTTGTTCAAGCTTGCTGAGGAGCGGCAATGA
- the aguB gene encoding N-carbamoylputrescine amidase, with protein MSRIVTVAATQMACSWDLEANIETAEKLVRDAAAKGAQIILIQELFEAPYFCQKPNPDYLQLATPMEDNVAIKHFQKIAKELQVVLPISFFELAGRARFNSVVILDADGTNLGIYRKSHIPDGPGYHEKYYFNPGDTGFKVWQTRYAKIGVGICWDQWFPETARCMALLGADILFYPTAIGSEPHDKTITSRDHWQRVQQGHAGANLMPLVASNRIGNEEQDGYDITFYGSSFIANQFGEKVSELNETEEGVIVHSFDLDELEHIRSAWGTFRDRRPNLYGALKTLDGSLES; from the coding sequence ATGAGCCGTATTGTTACCGTCGCCGCCACTCAGATGGCCTGTTCTTGGGATCTCGAAGCCAACATCGAGACCGCCGAAAAATTGGTGCGCGACGCTGCGGCCAAAGGCGCACAGATCATCCTGATCCAGGAGTTGTTCGAAGCCCCGTATTTCTGCCAAAAACCGAACCCGGACTACCTGCAGCTAGCAACACCGATGGAAGACAACGTTGCTATCAAACACTTCCAGAAAATCGCCAAAGAATTGCAGGTCGTTCTGCCGATCAGCTTCTTTGAATTGGCTGGTCGTGCACGCTTCAACAGCGTCGTTATTCTCGACGCCGATGGCACCAACCTCGGGATTTATCGCAAAAGCCATATCCCGGACGGTCCTGGCTATCACGAAAAATACTACTTCAATCCTGGCGACACCGGCTTCAAGGTCTGGCAGACCCGCTACGCGAAAATCGGCGTCGGTATTTGCTGGGATCAGTGGTTTCCGGAAACTGCCCGGTGCATGGCGTTGCTTGGCGCGGACATCTTGTTTTACCCCACCGCCATCGGTAGCGAACCCCACGACAAAACCATTACCTCCCGGGATCATTGGCAGCGTGTTCAGCAAGGGCATGCCGGCGCGAACTTAATGCCGCTGGTCGCAAGCAACCGTATCGGCAACGAAGAACAGGACGGCTACGACATCACCTTTTATGGCTCATCGTTCATTGCCAACCAGTTTGGTGAAAAAGTTTCTGAACTCAATGAAACCGAAGAGGGCGTAATTGTTCACAGCTTTGACCTTGACGAGCTTGAACACATCCGCAGCGCATGGGGTACGTTTCGCGATCGTCGGCCTAACCTGTACGGTGCGTTAAAAACCCTCGACGGTTCTTTGGAGTCCTGA
- the rfbD gene encoding dTDP-4-dehydrorhamnose reductase, with protein sequence MSTSSLKPLRILISGQHGQVSSELQKSLAGLGELRVLGREQLDLSHPETIRAQVSSWRPDLIINAAAHTAVDQAESEPDLAFAINGTAPGVFAEEAKKLGVPLIHYSTDYVFDGKKKSPYTERDTPAPLGVYGKSKLAGERAITAVGGEHLILRTSWVYSLHGRNFLLTMQRLMQERAHLRVVSDQIGAPTWAGTIALSTRLLIDRWREGNPGAWGTYHLTAAGETSWFGFAQAIGKQLIEQNKPCATLEAIPTSAYPTPAERPQNSRLDCSLLLREWEVSMPDWHRAMLECLAGQR encoded by the coding sequence ATGAGTACGTCTTCGTTAAAGCCGTTGCGAATTTTAATCAGCGGTCAGCACGGCCAAGTGTCGAGCGAACTGCAAAAAAGTCTCGCAGGACTTGGCGAACTGCGGGTTTTGGGTCGCGAGCAACTGGACTTGAGTCATCCCGAAACCATTCGCGCCCAAGTGAGTTCGTGGCGTCCAGACCTGATCATTAATGCCGCTGCCCATACGGCCGTCGATCAGGCGGAAAGTGAGCCTGATTTGGCGTTCGCGATTAATGGCACCGCCCCTGGGGTTTTCGCTGAAGAAGCGAAAAAGCTTGGCGTACCACTGATTCACTACTCCACTGACTACGTATTCGACGGCAAAAAAAAGTCGCCTTATACCGAACGAGACACGCCTGCTCCACTGGGCGTATACGGCAAAAGCAAGCTAGCAGGCGAGCGCGCCATCACAGCAGTCGGTGGTGAGCATTTAATCCTGCGCACCAGTTGGGTCTATTCGCTGCACGGGCGCAACTTCCTGCTGACTATGCAGCGCCTGATGCAAGAGCGTGCGCATCTGCGTGTCGTATCTGATCAGATTGGAGCGCCAACCTGGGCAGGCACCATTGCCCTTAGCACACGTTTGTTGATAGATCGCTGGCGCGAGGGCAACCCTGGCGCTTGGGGCACTTACCACCTGACAGCGGCTGGCGAAACGTCTTGGTTCGGCTTCGCCCAAGCCATTGGCAAGCAATTGATCGAGCAAAACAAACCGTGCGCGACGCTGGAAGCGATTCCCACCAGCGCGTATCCGACCCCCGCCGAGCGCCCGCAAAACTCTCGTCTCGATTGCAGTCTTCTGCTGCGCGAATGGGAAGTATCGATGCCCGATTGGCACCGCGCGATGCTGGAGTGCTTAGCGGGTCAACGCTAA